The Candidatus Zixiibacteriota bacterium DNA segment GCCGCACCCAGTACGGCGGTTGCGTCCGGCCCGGACGCAATCTCGTCCCCGTAACCCACCAGTTCCACCAGCGACGTATTAAGGTAGACCCCGGGTTTTGTGGCATTATTGTTTGCTACAGCGGTAAAAGCCACACGGACATAATACCCCCGCTTGATCTGATTCGGATCAACAATCTGACTTGCGGCACCTTTAGTATATGCTTTAACTGGGAAGCCGGATGTAAATCGGAACACCATACACCCGGCAAAGCCTGTCTTGCCGGCGTGTTTCAGATCATCCCCGTCAATTACTTTCCAGGCAAAATCCGGCCGTTGTGTCTCGCCGCCCGGGAACCCCGCTATGGCTACCTGTTTTATTTGCTCAAAAGTCTGCATCATAGCTGCGTCCGTTTTTTCAACGGCCACGGCAATAAAATATTGGACTTTAGGGTTGCCTTTGAGGTCTGTAAGTGGCCCCCCATTCATGTTCTTTATCTGCGGGGTGAACACGTCCCCCTGAACCAGCCGTCCAGTTACAAACATATAATTTTGTTCTGTCATAATATGATTTCCTTATATTTTAAATATAGTGTTAGCATTGACGCATATCGCCATACATCCAGCTTTAAAAGTCCCAATCGAAAGATGGAGCTCTTTTGTACCCATGTCGTCATAGGTCGCACGCCTGAATCTATCATTTTCTATGACGCAAGGGTCATACAGTATCAGGCTATCTTCCGTAAGTAGTGCGATCATTACAGTTCAAGTCGTTCATTAATGTTTACTACCTGTTGTACAAGACTATTAATCCTGTCATCAAGACGTTGAAGTGAAACAACCAGCGGTGAACCGTTTGGTTCAGTAGCGCCGTTCTCTTTCGTACATGGGGCACCGTCAGGTAGACAAACGGCAACCAGAGCATCGCTCATTTCGCCTATCCCCATACCCAAGTCGGAAACGTGATCTTGCAATCGGTTAATTTGCTTTCCTATCTCACCCGTCTCTCGTCTCCCATTCATAATAGTTTCCTTATCTGGCAGTTGTTTTCTATTCATAGGGTCTTCATGTTTATTCATGATAATATCCTTTTTGCACGGGTATGGTCTACCCGTTTAAGTTTAACGCCCCCCGGACTACGGGAAGCAAGTGATTTA contains these protein-coding regions:
- a CDS encoding DUF2815 family protein codes for the protein MTEQNYMFVTGRLVQGDVFTPQIKNMNGGPLTDLKGNPKVQYFIAVAVEKTDAAMMQTFEQIKQVAIAGFPGGETQRPDFAWKVIDGDDLKHAGKTGFAGCMVFRFTSGFPVKAYTKGAASQIVDPNQIKRGYYVRVAFTAVANNNATKPGVYLNTSLVELVGYGDEIASGPDATAVLGAAGAVAMPAGASATPVASGPPMTPAPIPTPAPIPTPAPIP